In Alkalihalobacterium alkalinitrilicum, a genomic segment contains:
- a CDS encoding pyridoxamine 5'-phosphate oxidase family protein has protein sequence MSNENAILSSELINFLQGERIVTLVTIDKETNKPTCSTISWLIAKEDQRTIKFAVGHNASSAENIMENPNVLLNVIGPDSSYEISGTGEVSEIYKGKMKFRVVTVDAEAVNDIMFYGGKITSVPSYEKTYDMELAKQLDSEIYEKLKQ, from the coding sequence ATGTCAAATGAAAACGCTATACTTAGTTCAGAATTAATTAACTTTTTACAAGGTGAGCGAATTGTTACATTAGTAACGATTGATAAGGAAACGAATAAACCGACATGTAGTACAATTTCGTGGTTGATTGCCAAAGAGGATCAACGAACCATTAAATTTGCAGTTGGTCATAATGCATCTAGCGCTGAAAATATTATGGAAAATCCTAATGTGCTTTTAAATGTAATCGGTCCAGACAGTAGTTATGAAATAAGTGGGACAGGTGAGGTTTCAGAAATTTATAAAGGAAAGATGAAGTTTAGAGTAGTAACAGTTGATGCTGAAGCAGTTAATGATATTATGTTTTATGGTGGTAAAATTACGAGTGTTCCGTCCTATGAAAAAACATACGATATGGAGCTTGCTAAACAATTAGATAGTGAAATTTACGAAAAGTTAAAACAATGA
- a CDS encoding enoyl-CoA hydratase-related protein produces MSEKHVLIEKKGKIAYLILNRPDKLNALSMELFHDFDMALDEIEADNEISVVIIKGSGKAFCVGYDVGSYELPSVTEDRDYLEVCTRRWIRLWEFPKPVIAQVHGHALAGGTQLLACCDIVITDKNAKFGFPSLPLGGGFVGIYWGWHVGPQRAKLLDLTAGSRISGEEATEYGIAAKCFDGEILEEETLKIARGIAKTPRDVLKLKKMAHNRIMDLQGFRTGIMYGPEQDAIIHTADGIKLMYQKINELGLKGAIQWFNDQEV; encoded by the coding sequence ATGTCAGAAAAACATGTTTTAATTGAAAAAAAAGGAAAAATAGCTTACTTAATTTTAAATAGACCTGATAAATTGAATGCTTTAAGTATGGAATTGTTTCATGATTTTGACATGGCTTTGGATGAAATTGAAGCTGATAATGAAATTAGTGTTGTAATCATTAAAGGAAGTGGAAAAGCTTTTTGTGTAGGTTATGATGTAGGTTCGTATGAATTACCTAGTGTTACTGAAGATAGAGATTATCTTGAGGTATGTACGAGACGTTGGATTAGATTATGGGAATTTCCAAAGCCAGTGATTGCACAGGTTCATGGACACGCGCTTGCAGGTGGAACACAGCTCCTTGCATGCTGTGATATAGTAATCACGGACAAAAATGCTAAATTTGGTTTTCCTTCTTTACCATTAGGTGGGGGTTTTGTTGGAATCTATTGGGGTTGGCATGTTGGACCACAAAGAGCAAAACTACTAGATCTTACTGCAGGTAGTAGAATTAGTGGAGAAGAGGCAACGGAATACGGAATTGCGGCCAAGTGTTTCGATGGAGAAATCTTAGAAGAGGAGACCTTAAAAATTGCTCGTGGGATAGCAAAAACTCCTAGAGATGTTCTTAAGCTCAAAAAAATGGCCCATAATCGCATTATGGATTTACAAGGATTCCGTACAGGGATAATGTACGGTCCAGAACAAGATGCTATTATCCATACAGCAGATGGTATTAAGCTGATGTATCAAAAAATCAATGAACTTGGACTAAAAGGTGCCATTCAGTGGTTTAATGATCAGGAAGTCTAA